CGAACGCGATGGTGAAAAGCTAAATCTGCTTGTTCCATTCGGTCTAATTGTCGTTTGGCAACGATTCGATTGAAAGAAATTTCTGGGTCAATATCAAGTAAGATGGTCAAATTGCTTTGTAGACCACCAGTTGCTAAAAGATTGAGTTGCTCTATCATTTCAAGACTGATTCCACGTCCCCAACCTTGATAAGCGATGGTAGAGTCAGTGTAGCGATCGCACAAAACTACTTTTCCCTCGGCTAGGGCTGGTTTAATAATTTGGTCAACGTGTTGAGAGCGATCGGCTGCATACAAGAGTAACTCCGTTTTATTTGTAATCGAGGTAGATTCTGCTTCTAATAATAATTGACGCAGGTGCAAACCCAACTCCGTACCTCCCGGTTCGCGAGTCACAATTGCAGAAATGTTGAGACTTTCCAACCACTCTTGAGTACGCTGTATCTGGCTGGTTTTACCACAACCCTCCACACCTTCAAAAACAAGAAATTTACCACTCATATTTTTGGATTTCAGGTTCATAAATTGAGAAACTTCTCTGTAGGGCTAGTCTCACCATTAGCCATTAGCCCTCAATAATAATTTCTGACGTTTTTAATTGAAAAGTCTCATCAAAATCATCAAGAGAAGGATAGACGATAGCAGGAACTCGATCTATAGTCAACAACCGATTTTGGTACTGTTCCAAATAAATTTGGCGGCGTTCA
This sequence is a window from Scytonema hofmannii PCC 7110. Protein-coding genes within it:
- the tmk gene encoding dTMP kinase, with translation MSGKFLVFEGVEGCGKTSQIQRTQEWLESLNISAIVTREPGGTELGLHLRQLLLEAESTSITNKTELLLYAADRSQHVDQIIKPALAEGKVVLCDRYTDSTIAYQGWGRGISLEMIEQLNLLATGGLQSNLTILLDIDPEISFNRIVAKRQLDRMEQADLAFHHRVRQGFLSLAEKFPERIVAIDANQNIDKVTADIQQLLISRR